The genomic segment TGCTGGGCGGCGCGGTGGGGGTGATGGTCTATACCGAGCTGTGGGTAGGTTTCACGGCCATCAGTGCGATATTGATTCTGGGTCTGGCGCAAACCATCGTCAGCTTCCGCGGCAACTCGCTGATCCCGGGCCTGGGCGGTAACCGGCCGGTGATGGTCGAGCAGGAAGGCATGCCCCGCGACAGCGGCATGACGGCGGCGGTACCGAAGTGAAACGCGGTGTGGCCGTTACCCTTGCGGTCGTGGTCGTGCTGCTGGCCGCGGGCGCTGGAGTCGGCACCTGGTGGCTGCTGCGCGATTCGGGCCCGCAGCGACCGGAGATCAGCGCGTACTCGCACGGTCACACAATCCGGGTGGGGCCCTTCCTGTACTGCAATGTGCTCAACCTCAATGACTGCCAGCAACCGCAGGCTCAGGGCGAGCTGCGGATCACCGGCAGCTATCCGGTGCAACTCTCGGTCCCCGAGGCGATTTCGCGCGCACCCTGGCGGCTGCTCCAGGTGTATGAAGATCCCGCGAACACGTCGACCACCATGTTTCGGCCCGGCACCCGCCTGGCCGTGACGATCCCATCGGTCGACTCACAACGCGGGCGGCTGACCGGAATAGTCGTGCAGCTACTGACCTTGGTAGTCGACCAGGCGGGTGAACTGCGTGAAGCCCCGCATGCGGAATGGTCAGTGCGGCTGACGCATTGAACCCGGCGCCTACGCACCGTGGCCAATCGGCACCTGCTCGCCCTCGAGCGGCGGCCCGGGCGGCGTTCCGTCGCCGAAAGGCTTGCCGCCCAATGCCTCCCGGCCGTGTGCGGTAAG from the Mycobacterium lentiflavum genome contains:
- a CDS encoding DUF2771 domain-containing protein; its protein translation is MKRGVAVTLAVVVVLLAAGAGVGTWWLLRDSGPQRPEISAYSHGHTIRVGPFLYCNVLNLNDCQQPQAQGELRITGSYPVQLSVPEAISRAPWRLLQVYEDPANTSTTMFRPGTRLAVTIPSVDSQRGRLTGIVVQLLTLVVDQAGELREAPHAEWSVRLTH